A part of Drosophila ananassae strain 14024-0371.13 chromosome 2R, ASM1763931v2, whole genome shotgun sequence genomic DNA contains:
- the LOC6506154 gene encoding uncharacterized protein LOC6506154 isoform X2 has product MGMGLANIILMMVFSTTPAGYLMCHIPQTCKYPEVLLSRSTHILGRYKSERFLASKPDEDRRRRTIIVEKKNDSYGFTLQSYGIHYKRDEELEMITYVDYVEYGGPAYRAGMREGDVILSINGNDMEKADHKTIVEFIKQCESRMRMVVLFEDCVRKVDLHMRYIQLQSMLQQKMNELERVHLRERELLEGKWKTHSLPARKKANANTSPSEGEGASPTEGGGETGFYRPALSTEDVANIAARQQAAGGAGIIPPPAQFMLTYHYLDPTYRYVLRPTHGSSEDYIDGLGLQRSSSDHQHAGQRFLLQRTESVDTNTNTITQPTTTAPTQYHSATGGSGKPPAPPPRTCEKHKPPAKPPKTEKEKHCHVGHSCNPCLGHFRWKSAGKAAIPAPDNVSLDAYDLASPCCDTHCVPTRRRHRQHKEHSHKHKHRERERERAEGKEQRVRPKSQSHASPSANGGVVNTGSGHHHHHHHHHHSHDQQVKQQPQQHSQGVPHHHHYPHQVQNSCQLQSQAGSTRSRYFDLASGLASHCSLHSCTSSEFAPGDSASYTTSISTDTLFWDPKSDTAQSRQHSTKSRQSYEQQIQQHQGHQHHHHPHQGEYQQRYHVAASQMQPSQIYPNTIAYVQKPKSWDNLANKAGYNFGYGYLDTVAVPPVKMQIAQQRHSMPRRNPYGRYSTYGDVENYAPPPTEFVGELTTTTTTTITAKSTEELLAACDCLTPQQQAAIKAAQYQLSQNQKLTHQNSCQMGYYSHLPPPTADVGTSTNSQQVHGHAGDVQTVSEATRL; this is encoded by the exons ATGGGCATGGGCTTGGCAAACATAATTTTGATGATGGTTTTCAGCACCACACCTGCTGGCTATTTGATGTGCCACATTCCGCAGACGTGTAAATACCCGGAAGTGCTG CTATCTCGTTCAACCCATATCCTGGGGCGTTATAAATCGGAACGCTTTCTCGCCTCCAAGCCTGACGAGGATCGAAGGCGACGCACCATTATCGTTGAAAAGAAAAACGACTCCTATGGATTCACCCTTCAGAGCTACGGTATCCACTACAAGCGGGACGAGGAGCTGGAGATGATCACATACGTGGACTACGTGGAGTACGGAGGACCAGCGTACCGGGCAGGAATGCGCGAGGGCGATGTCATTCTCTCCATCAATGGCAACGACATGGAGAAGGCCGACCACAAAACCATTGTGGAGTTCATCAAGCAGTGCGAAAGCAGGATGCGCATGGTCGTGCTCTTTGAGGATTGTGTGCGGAAG GTGGACCTCCATATGCGTTACATCCAGCTGCAGAGCATGCTGCAGCAAAAGATGAACGAGCTGGAGAGGGTTCATCTTCGGGAGCGTGAGCTGTTGGAGGGTAAGTGGAAAACGCACAGTCTGCCGGCCCGGAAAAAGGCAAATGCGAATACCTCGCCCAGCGAAGGAGAGGGTGCTTCGCCCACGGAAGGCGGCGGTGAAACAGGATTCTATCGCCCAGCTCTGTCCACCGAGGATGTAGCCAATATTGCGGCACGTCAGCAGGCAGCGGGTGGAGCTGGCATCATTCCACCTCCGGCTCAATTCATGCTCACCTACCACTACTTGGATCCTACTTATCGTTACGTTCTTCGTCCGACACACGGCAGTTCCGAGGACTACATCGACGGATTGGGACTCCAGCGTAGCAGTAGTGATCATCAGCATGCCGGGCAGCGATTCCTTCTCCAGCGCACAGAGTCGGTGGACACAAACACGAACACAATAACTCAACCAACGACTACGGCACCCACGCAATACCACAGCGCCACGGGGGGATCAGGAAAGCCCCCTGCTCCACCCCCCCGAACCTGCGAGAAACACAAGCCTCCAGCCAAGCCTCCTAAAACGGAGAAGGAAAAGCACTGCCACGTCGGGCACTCGTGCAATCCGTGCTTGGGTCATTTCCGGTGGAAGTCGGCGGGAAAGGCAGCCATACCGGCACCGGACAACGTCAGTCTGGATGCATACGATCTGGCTAGTCCGTGCTGTGACACCCATTGTGTGCCAACGAGGAGGCGCCATCGCCAGCACAAGGAGCACTCGCACAAGCACAAGCATAGGGAGAGGGAGCGGGAACGGGCGGAGGGCAAGGAGCAGAGGGTCAGACCCAAGTCCCAGTCACATGCCTCGCCTAGTGCCAATGGAGGTGTGGTAAATACCGGATCTGGACATcaccaccatcaccatcaccaCCATCACAGTCACGACCAGCAGGTGAAGCAGCAACCGCAGCAGCACTCTCAGGGAGTGCCCCATCACCACCACTATCCCCATCAGGTGCAGAATTCCTGCCAGTTGCAGTCCCAAGCGGGCAGTACTAGGTCTCGATACTTTGATTTGGCGTCTGGCTTGGCTAGTCACTGTAGCCTGCACTCCTGCACGTCAAGTGAGTTTGCTCCAGGGGACTCCGCCTCATACACGACTTCCATAAGCACCGACACCTTGTTCTGGGATCCCAAGAGCGACACGGCTCAGTCCAGACAGCACTCCACAAAGTCCAGACAATCGTACGAGCAGCAAATACAGCAGCACCAGGGCCAccaacaccaccaccatccTCACCAAGGCGAATATCAACAGCGCTACCACGTAGCCGCCAGCCAAATGCAGCCATCTCAGATTTATCCCAACACCATTGCTTATGTGCAAAAGCCCAAGTCGTGGGACAACTTGGCCAACAAGGCGGGCTATAACTTCGGATACGGGTATCTGGACACGGTGGCTGTGCCGCCGGTGAAGATGCAGATTGCCCAGCAACGCCACTCCATGCCACGTAGGAACCCCTACGGCAGGTACTCTACTTACGGCGATGTGGAGAACTACGCCCCGCCGCCTACCGAGTTTGTGGGCGAGCTGACCACCACAACAACGACCACCATAACGGCCAAGTCCACGGAGGAGCTCCTAGCTGCCTGCGACTGCCTGACCCCCCAGCAACAGGCGGCCATCAAGGCGGCCCAGTACCAGCTTAGCCAGAATCAGAAACTGACCCACCAGAACTCCTGCCAGATGGGCTACTACTCGCACCTGCCACCGCCCACCGCCGACGTGGGCACTTCCACCAACAGCCAACAGGTGCACGGCCATGCAGGTGATGTCCAGACCGTTTCTGAGGCCACACGGTTGTAG
- the LOC6506154 gene encoding uncharacterized protein LOC6506154 isoform X1: MASKPMSSSCQSIATAASSAATTAAAVSISASNATSVGSLIAAACQQQQSQSQSQQQHYHTTHQQPSHYVNGTGSLGRLKFHKSLVASDEEIEYAQLSRSTHILGRYKSERFLASKPDEDRRRRTIIVEKKNDSYGFTLQSYGIHYKRDEELEMITYVDYVEYGGPAYRAGMREGDVILSINGNDMEKADHKTIVEFIKQCESRMRMVVLFEDCVRKVDLHMRYIQLQSMLQQKMNELERVHLRERELLEGKWKTHSLPARKKANANTSPSEGEGASPTEGGGETGFYRPALSTEDVANIAARQQAAGGAGIIPPPAQFMLTYHYLDPTYRYVLRPTHGSSEDYIDGLGLQRSSSDHQHAGQRFLLQRTESVDTNTNTITQPTTTAPTQYHSATGGSGKPPAPPPRTCEKHKPPAKPPKTEKEKHCHVGHSCNPCLGHFRWKSAGKAAIPAPDNVSLDAYDLASPCCDTHCVPTRRRHRQHKEHSHKHKHRERERERAEGKEQRVRPKSQSHASPSANGGVVNTGSGHHHHHHHHHHSHDQQVKQQPQQHSQGVPHHHHYPHQVQNSCQLQSQAGSTRSRYFDLASGLASHCSLHSCTSSEFAPGDSASYTTSISTDTLFWDPKSDTAQSRQHSTKSRQSYEQQIQQHQGHQHHHHPHQGEYQQRYHVAASQMQPSQIYPNTIAYVQKPKSWDNLANKAGYNFGYGYLDTVAVPPVKMQIAQQRHSMPRRNPYGRYSTYGDVENYAPPPTEFVGELTTTTTTTITAKSTEELLAACDCLTPQQQAAIKAAQYQLSQNQKLTHQNSCQMGYYSHLPPPTADVGTSTNSQQVHGHAGDVQTVSEATRL; the protein is encoded by the exons ATGGCCAGTAAGCCCATGAGCAGCAGCTGCCAGAGCATTGCGACTGCTGCCAGCAGCGCGGCCACTACGGCGGCAGCGGTGTCCATCTCGGCATCGAACGCCACCTCGGTGGGTTCTCTTATAGCCGCCGCTTGCCAGCAGCAACAATCgcaatcccaatcccagcagcagcactaTCACACGACCCATCAGCAGCCTTCCCATTATGTGAACGGCACCGGCAGCCTGGGACGCCTCAAGTTCCACAAGAGTCTCGTTGCCAGCGACGAGGAGATCGAGTATGCGCAG CTATCTCGTTCAACCCATATCCTGGGGCGTTATAAATCGGAACGCTTTCTCGCCTCCAAGCCTGACGAGGATCGAAGGCGACGCACCATTATCGTTGAAAAGAAAAACGACTCCTATGGATTCACCCTTCAGAGCTACGGTATCCACTACAAGCGGGACGAGGAGCTGGAGATGATCACATACGTGGACTACGTGGAGTACGGAGGACCAGCGTACCGGGCAGGAATGCGCGAGGGCGATGTCATTCTCTCCATCAATGGCAACGACATGGAGAAGGCCGACCACAAAACCATTGTGGAGTTCATCAAGCAGTGCGAAAGCAGGATGCGCATGGTCGTGCTCTTTGAGGATTGTGTGCGGAAG GTGGACCTCCATATGCGTTACATCCAGCTGCAGAGCATGCTGCAGCAAAAGATGAACGAGCTGGAGAGGGTTCATCTTCGGGAGCGTGAGCTGTTGGAGGGTAAGTGGAAAACGCACAGTCTGCCGGCCCGGAAAAAGGCAAATGCGAATACCTCGCCCAGCGAAGGAGAGGGTGCTTCGCCCACGGAAGGCGGCGGTGAAACAGGATTCTATCGCCCAGCTCTGTCCACCGAGGATGTAGCCAATATTGCGGCACGTCAGCAGGCAGCGGGTGGAGCTGGCATCATTCCACCTCCGGCTCAATTCATGCTCACCTACCACTACTTGGATCCTACTTATCGTTACGTTCTTCGTCCGACACACGGCAGTTCCGAGGACTACATCGACGGATTGGGACTCCAGCGTAGCAGTAGTGATCATCAGCATGCCGGGCAGCGATTCCTTCTCCAGCGCACAGAGTCGGTGGACACAAACACGAACACAATAACTCAACCAACGACTACGGCACCCACGCAATACCACAGCGCCACGGGGGGATCAGGAAAGCCCCCTGCTCCACCCCCCCGAACCTGCGAGAAACACAAGCCTCCAGCCAAGCCTCCTAAAACGGAGAAGGAAAAGCACTGCCACGTCGGGCACTCGTGCAATCCGTGCTTGGGTCATTTCCGGTGGAAGTCGGCGGGAAAGGCAGCCATACCGGCACCGGACAACGTCAGTCTGGATGCATACGATCTGGCTAGTCCGTGCTGTGACACCCATTGTGTGCCAACGAGGAGGCGCCATCGCCAGCACAAGGAGCACTCGCACAAGCACAAGCATAGGGAGAGGGAGCGGGAACGGGCGGAGGGCAAGGAGCAGAGGGTCAGACCCAAGTCCCAGTCACATGCCTCGCCTAGTGCCAATGGAGGTGTGGTAAATACCGGATCTGGACATcaccaccatcaccatcaccaCCATCACAGTCACGACCAGCAGGTGAAGCAGCAACCGCAGCAGCACTCTCAGGGAGTGCCCCATCACCACCACTATCCCCATCAGGTGCAGAATTCCTGCCAGTTGCAGTCCCAAGCGGGCAGTACTAGGTCTCGATACTTTGATTTGGCGTCTGGCTTGGCTAGTCACTGTAGCCTGCACTCCTGCACGTCAAGTGAGTTTGCTCCAGGGGACTCCGCCTCATACACGACTTCCATAAGCACCGACACCTTGTTCTGGGATCCCAAGAGCGACACGGCTCAGTCCAGACAGCACTCCACAAAGTCCAGACAATCGTACGAGCAGCAAATACAGCAGCACCAGGGCCAccaacaccaccaccatccTCACCAAGGCGAATATCAACAGCGCTACCACGTAGCCGCCAGCCAAATGCAGCCATCTCAGATTTATCCCAACACCATTGCTTATGTGCAAAAGCCCAAGTCGTGGGACAACTTGGCCAACAAGGCGGGCTATAACTTCGGATACGGGTATCTGGACACGGTGGCTGTGCCGCCGGTGAAGATGCAGATTGCCCAGCAACGCCACTCCATGCCACGTAGGAACCCCTACGGCAGGTACTCTACTTACGGCGATGTGGAGAACTACGCCCCGCCGCCTACCGAGTTTGTGGGCGAGCTGACCACCACAACAACGACCACCATAACGGCCAAGTCCACGGAGGAGCTCCTAGCTGCCTGCGACTGCCTGACCCCCCAGCAACAGGCGGCCATCAAGGCGGCCCAGTACCAGCTTAGCCAGAATCAGAAACTGACCCACCAGAACTCCTGCCAGATGGGCTACTACTCGCACCTGCCACCGCCCACCGCCGACGTGGGCACTTCCACCAACAGCCAACAGGTGCACGGCCATGCAGGTGATGTCCAGACCGTTTCTGAGGCCACACGGTTGTAG